The following coding sequences lie in one bacterium genomic window:
- a CDS encoding TolC family protein: MRRKALFYTVALCLLPGISAAAQVNEDEVLREVIKNNRDIGQAVADVRIAKATVEQTYAMFDLKLDGTISYTEMLNDVSASASSPEEAKVFSYGLSLSEKLMTAGILSLDFSKSQTDNTYAAQTGTGYPSGINPMHQPSISLMYTQPLMKGFLGRPDLAAIKIGELSIVLAEKKLIHRVLQQVDSLQNVFINIALSQEVLKIQQSSLASNERYYQQARRMKKIGLREEKDLLQTKAAMLSAKAQIVPAQNNILSAQDTFFSLAGQDAPEKVSWLVFDVHAQTEELKALDTQSLLLEEAEQMLITQQPAVHMAKVSVEMAEISRKISENSSWPELNVFGKYGMTGTEEDAGASFSELLRNDYNDVLVGMNFTLYLPNRDNSGELENRISELSKAKDSYEALRLSTRMQIRVAHRSLLAAREDLQLKQEIRQAYAGNLTIHNRYFNQGRISARELLLAESDLHRAKLGEVQSFYELARAINDWKRIKGDYHSLGQEFIKE; this comes from the coding sequence ATGAGACGAAAAGCACTATTTTATACAGTAGCGCTATGCCTGCTACCAGGCATCTCTGCTGCGGCTCAGGTAAATGAAGATGAGGTTCTTCGGGAAGTAATAAAAAACAATCGGGATATTGGTCAGGCCGTAGCGGATGTTCGGATTGCCAAAGCAACCGTTGAGCAAACATACGCCATGTTTGATCTTAAACTGGACGGCACAATAAGTTACACTGAGATGCTCAACGATGTATCCGCAAGTGCATCCAGTCCTGAAGAAGCCAAAGTTTTTTCTTATGGACTTTCTTTATCGGAAAAGCTAATGACTGCGGGTATTTTAAGTTTGGATTTCAGCAAGTCGCAGACAGATAATACATATGCTGCTCAAACAGGAACAGGTTATCCATCCGGGATTAACCCGATGCACCAACCATCCATTTCGCTCATGTATACGCAACCGTTGATGAAAGGATTTTTGGGTCGGCCTGATTTGGCTGCGATTAAAATTGGAGAACTTAGCATTGTTTTGGCAGAAAAAAAATTAATTCACAGGGTGTTGCAACAGGTGGATAGTCTGCAAAATGTTTTTATTAACATTGCATTGTCGCAGGAGGTTTTAAAAATACAGCAGAGTTCTTTGGCATCGAATGAACGCTATTACCAACAGGCCAGACGCATGAAAAAGATTGGTTTGCGCGAAGAAAAAGATTTGCTGCAAACCAAAGCCGCGATGCTCAGTGCCAAGGCGCAGATTGTCCCTGCGCAGAATAATATTTTATCCGCCCAGGATACGTTTTTTAGTTTGGCAGGTCAGGATGCTCCCGAAAAAGTGTCCTGGCTGGTATTTGACGTTCATGCGCAAACAGAGGAATTAAAAGCATTGGACACACAATCGCTTCTGTTAGAAGAAGCTGAACAAATGTTGATTACACAACAACCCGCAGTTCATATGGCAAAGGTGTCGGTTGAAATGGCGGAAATAAGTCGAAAAATATCAGAGAATTCATCCTGGCCGGAATTGAATGTTTTTGGCAAGTACGGGATGACCGGTACAGAAGAGGATGCAGGGGCCAGTTTTTCTGAATTACTCCGGAATGATTATAACGATGTTTTGGTGGGAATGAATTTCACACTCTATTTACCCAATCGGGATAATTCGGGTGAATTGGAAAACAGGATCAGTGAATTGTCCAAAGCAAAAGATTCATATGAAGCACTGCGGTTAAGTACACGCATGCAAATTAGGGTTGCGCATCGTTCACTTTTGGCAGCCCGGGAGGATTTGCAGTTAAAGCAAGAGATCCGCCAAGCCTATGCGGGAAACTTGACCATCCATAACCGGTATTTCAATCAGGGTCGGATTTCCGCTCGCGAGTTGTTACTCGCGGAGAGTGACTTACATCGGGCCAAACTTGGCGAAGTTCAGTCGTTTTATGAATTGGCGCGGGCAATCAATGACTGGAAAAGAATCAAAGGTGATTATCATTCGCTGGGTCAGGAATTTATAAAGGAGTAG
- a CDS encoding efflux RND transporter permease subunit produces the protein MGLIRYFVGKRIFVNLVVLFVMVAGIYTFATSAKEVFPQIKLGYIVVSVVYPQASSGEIEKLLTIPIENAIEDVRDIKEITSWSSEGLAMIGVELEPDVADVKSIMDDIESEVNKIQDLPEDAQDPEILEISTDFFPLINLSVSGGKDYTQLREVATRLEERLEDVKGVGEIVKTGYYDRAIWIDVDKHKLSEYGLTLYNFINVLRDRDISMPAGNKVFGNKEYAVRLTLPLETAEDAGNVIIRSNDWGKNVRVHDVATVTDGFQDEEMYVRAQGERAILMEIKKQKKHDTIKMVKNLRKTVEKIKAELPAGVEISFSNDMSIYLKNRLDVLYSNGFFGALLVLIMLMLLLRPSVAVWTAVGMPVAFAIAIVVALRLGIDMNMMSIMGYIMVLGMVVDDAIVVGENVHRHMEMGEPPFEAAVKGAQEMFLPVMASVATTIAAFSPLMLVGGMMGEFLSSIPKVIIIALAASLFECFFILPSHLADFVKPKKHMVMEAKRGHWFDALRELYGKMLNWVLHRRILFAVMIILLMIGVTMLEVRNGFVFTDAQMQEISVDLKLNKNYSVDDTEKVIIRMEKQILGMLSKKDLDVVNSYIGMANDRHGPPRFAPNLAQITILLHIEDKRETKDANQIVNALRERIGKPKGVRDIQIEAVKGGPPTGSAIDVKVIGGSYEQLLEVSNDLIVQAKKIEMPVKGKLKPGEPGTFYPVTDIKTDFEEGKSEIRLVVDEAKASLAGVSLSQAGTLLRAAIAGIELKTLKKLGEDVAVMVRVNEQSISTLDELLDLRVPNNRGNRILMREIVTVERGTAYSTLVHKNGRRTISVIGSVDQIKTNVNAVNQKISELLETLKKKYTTTAFEIGGEQKEMMEGFMDLARAFLIAIFLIFIILATLFNSVIQPLIIMLAIPFGFIGVMLTLLLHGMPISFMAFMGFIGLSGVVVNDSLILVSFVNNLIKDGKPVEEAVIEGAKTRLRPVILTTVTTAVGLFPLAYGWFGGEEPFIRPMAIVFSWGLVFATIVTLFIIPCFWVIVKNMRVVMMRIVKKDKTIPIFFSKKEWLLKKHEAARSAISEKEKLGTATKKKVVSRKRKKT, from the coding sequence ATGGGATTGATTCGATATTTTGTAGGTAAGCGCATTTTTGTTAATTTGGTTGTCTTGTTTGTAATGGTTGCCGGTATTTATACATTTGCCACTTCAGCCAAAGAAGTTTTTCCGCAAATTAAACTTGGCTATATTGTTGTCTCGGTGGTCTATCCGCAGGCGAGTTCCGGCGAAATTGAAAAATTGCTTACCATTCCGATAGAAAATGCCATTGAGGATGTGCGTGATATCAAGGAAATAACTTCGTGGTCAAGCGAAGGCTTGGCTATGATTGGTGTTGAATTGGAACCGGATGTTGCAGATGTGAAATCCATTATGGATGATATTGAATCAGAAGTGAATAAGATTCAGGATTTGCCGGAGGATGCGCAAGATCCGGAAATTTTAGAAATTTCAACTGATTTTTTTCCACTCATTAATCTTTCTGTATCCGGCGGAAAGGATTATACCCAGCTCCGTGAGGTTGCCACGCGTTTAGAAGAACGGCTGGAGGATGTCAAAGGCGTGGGCGAGATTGTTAAGACGGGATACTATGACCGGGCGATCTGGATTGATGTGGACAAGCACAAACTCTCCGAGTATGGGTTGACACTGTATAATTTTATCAATGTGCTGCGTGACCGGGATATTTCCATGCCGGCGGGGAATAAGGTGTTTGGAAATAAGGAATATGCGGTGCGCCTTACGCTGCCGCTTGAAACTGCGGAAGATGCCGGCAATGTTATCATCCGGTCCAATGACTGGGGGAAAAATGTCCGCGTCCACGATGTGGCGACTGTGACGGATGGCTTCCAGGATGAGGAGATGTATGTGCGCGCGCAAGGGGAGCGTGCGATTTTGATGGAGATTAAAAAACAGAAAAAACACGATACGATAAAAATGGTTAAGAACCTCCGGAAAACGGTGGAGAAAATAAAAGCCGAATTGCCGGCCGGAGTGGAAATTTCTTTTTCTAATGATATGTCAATTTATTTAAAGAATCGTTTGGATGTTTTGTATTCGAACGGTTTTTTTGGCGCACTGCTGGTTTTAATTATGCTGATGCTGCTTCTTAGACCGTCGGTAGCTGTTTGGACAGCAGTCGGCATGCCGGTGGCATTTGCCATAGCAATTGTGGTGGCCCTGCGTTTGGGTATTGATATGAATATGATGTCCATCATGGGATACATCATGGTACTGGGTATGGTGGTGGATGACGCCATCGTGGTGGGGGAAAATGTCCATCGACATATGGAAATGGGTGAGCCGCCTTTTGAGGCGGCAGTCAAAGGTGCCCAGGAAATGTTCCTGCCGGTGATGGCCTCGGTGGCCACAACCATTGCGGCTTTTTCACCCCTTATGCTGGTTGGCGGCATGATGGGGGAGTTTTTATCCTCGATTCCCAAAGTTATTATTATTGCCCTGGCAGCCTCGCTGTTTGAGTGCTTTTTTATCCTGCCTTCGCATCTGGCGGACTTTGTCAAACCTAAGAAACATATGGTGATGGAGGCAAAGCGGGGGCATTGGTTTGATGCGCTGCGCGAATTATACGGAAAAATGTTGAACTGGGTATTGCATCGCCGGATCCTGTTTGCGGTTATGATTATACTGCTTATGATCGGGGTCACGATGCTGGAAGTTAGAAATGGTTTTGTGTTCACAGATGCGCAAATGCAGGAAATCAGTGTTGATCTAAAATTGAATAAAAACTATTCAGTGGATGACACTGAAAAAGTTATTATCAGGATGGAAAAACAGATCTTGGGAATGCTCTCGAAAAAAGATCTGGATGTTGTCAACAGCTATATTGGGATGGCGAATGATCGCCATGGGCCGCCGCGTTTTGCACCCAATTTGGCGCAGATAACAATCTTGCTGCATATTGAGGACAAACGCGAGACCAAGGATGCCAACCAGATTGTGAATGCTTTGCGCGAACGCATCGGAAAACCCAAGGGTGTGCGTGATATCCAGATTGAGGCTGTCAAAGGCGGGCCGCCCACTGGATCGGCCATTGATGTTAAAGTAATCGGCGGATCGTATGAGCAACTTCTGGAAGTTTCAAATGATTTAATTGTTCAGGCTAAAAAGATTGAAATGCCGGTCAAAGGAAAGCTCAAACCAGGGGAACCCGGAACATTTTATCCGGTGACGGATATTAAAACCGATTTTGAAGAGGGTAAAAGTGAGATCCGGTTGGTGGTGGATGAAGCCAAAGCCAGTCTGGCAGGGGTGAGCCTGTCACAGGCAGGTACCCTGCTGCGTGCGGCGATTGCCGGGATTGAGTTGAAAACACTCAAGAAACTCGGCGAAGATGTGGCTGTTATGGTGCGAGTCAACGAGCAATCCATTTCCACATTGGATGAACTGCTGGATTTGCGTGTTCCCAACAACAGGGGAAACCGGATTTTAATGCGGGAGATCGTCACCGTGGAGCGGGGTACTGCGTATTCCACCCTGGTGCATAAGAATGGTCGGCGGACAATTTCGGTAATCGGTTCTGTGGATCAGATAAAGACCAATGTCAATGCCGTAAACCAGAAGATAAGCGAGCTGTTGGAGACGTTGAAAAAGAAATATACGACGACAGCGTTTGAGATTGGTGGGGAGCAAAAAGAAATGATGGAAGGTTTCATGGACTTGGCCCGCGCATTCCTGATCGCGATTTTTTTGATTTTTATTATTCTGGCAACCCTGTTTAATTCTGTGATCCAGCCGTTGATCATCATGCTGGCCATTCCATTTGGTTTTATCGGTGTCATGCTGACCCTCTTGCTCCACGGGATGCCGATCTCCTTTATGGCGTTCATGGGTTTTATCGGATTATCCGGTGTGGTGGTGAATGATTCTTTGATTCTGGTATCTTTTGTCAACAACCTGATCAAGGACGGCAAGCCCGTGGAGGAGGCGGTGATTGAGGGCGCCAAGACCAGATTGCGGCCGGTAATTTTGACCACCGTGACCACCGCAGTTGGTCTTTTTCCGCTGGCCTACGGATGGTTCGGCGGGGAAGAGCCCTTTATTCGTCCCATGGCGATTGTCTTTTCCTGGGGTTTGGTGTTTGCCACGATTGTCACCTTGTTTATTATTCCCTGTTTTTGGGTTATTGTGAAAAATATGCGTGTTGTTATGATGAGGATTGTGAAAAAGGATAAGACGATTCCGATTTTTTTCTCGAAAAAGGAATGGTTGTTGAAAAAACATGAGGCAGCCCGGAGTGCAATTTCGGAAAAAGAAAAATTGGGCACAGCGACAAAGAAAAAAGTTGTATCCAGAAAAAGAAAAAAAACATAG
- the pgi gene encoding glucose-6-phosphate isomerase, with product MSSLTQSPIWKKLIDQYEKTKSIQMRDQFKTDANRFADYSIQYQDMVFDYSKNRIDDQTLALLIELAQQAGVPDKIQAMFSGEAINRTEGRAVLHTALRNRSNRPVQVAGGDVMPRVNAVLAQMRRFTEEVREGEWKGYTGKAITDVVNIGIGGSDLGPQMVVSALTPYIKPGLNFHFVSNVDGTHIAETLKQVSPETTLFLIASKTFTTLETMANANSAREWFLKNAEDEKAIAKHFAAMSTNSQAVSQFGIDIKNMFEFWDWVGGRYSLWSAIGISIAIAIGMDGFEALLQGAHDMDEHFCTAPLDKNIPVIMAVLGIWYNNFYHAQSHAILPYNQYMNRFPAYFQQGDMESNGKSVTINGDWVDYSTGPIIWGEPGTNGQHAFYQLIHQGTKLIPCDFLASAQPRNPLGEHHVFLLANFIAQTEALMQGKSEAEVRRELETQGISGETLDRLARAKTFKGNIPSNTFFFKKLDPQTLGALIAMYEHKIFTQGIIWEINSYDQMGVELGKVLAKAIIPELKSAETIVNHDSSTNGLIDFYKKMK from the coding sequence ATGTCATCACTCACACAATCGCCAATCTGGAAAAAATTAATCGATCAGTATGAAAAAACCAAATCAATCCAGATGCGGGATCAGTTCAAGACTGACGCAAATCGCTTTGCCGACTATTCCATTCAGTATCAAGATATGGTGTTTGATTATTCTAAAAACCGAATTGACGATCAGACCCTGGCGCTGCTGATTGAGCTGGCACAGCAGGCCGGCGTACCGGATAAAATTCAGGCCATGTTTTCCGGGGAGGCGATCAACCGCACAGAGGGGCGGGCGGTGTTGCATACAGCATTGCGCAACCGGTCCAATCGTCCGGTGCAAGTGGCGGGTGGGGATGTAATGCCCAGGGTCAATGCCGTGCTTGCGCAGATGCGCAGGTTTACCGAGGAGGTAAGGGAAGGAGAGTGGAAAGGGTATACCGGCAAAGCAATTACCGATGTCGTGAATATCGGTATTGGTGGTTCGGATCTGGGTCCGCAGATGGTGGTTTCAGCTTTGACACCTTATATCAAACCCGGACTAAACTTTCATTTTGTTTCCAATGTAGACGGTACGCATATTGCTGAAACACTGAAGCAGGTTTCGCCCGAAACCACGCTTTTTTTAATTGCCTCTAAAACCTTCACCACCCTGGAAACCATGGCCAACGCCAATTCAGCGCGGGAATGGTTTTTGAAAAATGCCGAAGACGAGAAAGCGATTGCCAAGCATTTTGCCGCCATGTCCACCAACAGTCAAGCGGTCTCTCAATTCGGGATTGATATCAAAAATATGTTTGAGTTCTGGGATTGGGTTGGAGGGCGGTACTCGCTCTGGTCAGCCATCGGTATTTCCATCGCTATTGCCATTGGCATGGATGGGTTTGAAGCGTTGCTGCAAGGCGCGCATGATATGGATGAGCATTTTTGCACGGCCCCGTTGGATAAGAATATCCCGGTGATAATGGCGGTTTTAGGGATATGGTATAACAATTTTTATCATGCCCAAAGTCATGCCATTTTACCCTATAATCAATATATGAATCGTTTTCCTGCCTATTTTCAGCAGGGTGATATGGAAAGTAACGGCAAGAGTGTCACCATAAACGGTGACTGGGTTGATTATTCGACCGGGCCGATTATTTGGGGGGAACCGGGTACCAATGGCCAACATGCATTTTATCAATTGATTCATCAGGGTACTAAGTTGATTCCCTGCGATTTTTTAGCCTCGGCCCAGCCCCGGAATCCTCTCGGCGAGCACCATGTTTTTTTACTTGCGAATTTTATTGCCCAGACAGAGGCGCTCATGCAGGGGAAATCAGAGGCAGAGGTGCGCCGGGAATTGGAAACCCAGGGGATATCCGGTGAGACGTTGGATAGATTGGCGCGTGCCAAGACATTTAAAGGAAATATCCCATCAAATACTTTTTTCTTTAAGAAACTTGATCCGCAAACCCTGGGGGCCTTAATAGCCATGTACGAGCATAAGATATTTACTCAAGGTATTATTTGGGAAATCAACTCCTATGATCAAATGGGGGTGGAATTGGGCAAGGTGTTGGCAAAGGCGATTATTCCGGAATTAAAAAGTGCCGAAACGATTGTCAACCACGACAGCTCAACCAATGGACTTATTGATTTTTATAAAAAAATGAAATAA
- a CDS encoding NAD(P)/FAD-dependent oxidoreductase, with amino-acid sequence MPLYDIIIIGAGPAGLFTALQAATNTTRILILEKQSSPGQKLLLSGSGQCNFTNNRPLTDFLSAYGDHGRFLKPALYHFSNQAIIHFFKHNGILPDVVEKNGKVFPQSRKARDILNILIQQCKMSNITIHFNQNVKHLHRHTSNKFSISTPTKSYHADQIVITTGGQSYPATGSTGDGYALAQSFGHHVVPPKPGLTSFILRNHPLADLAGTSFQDLPLSLWHAGKKTKSLTGDMVITHQGLSGPVVHNLSRYARSGDTVCLSFLGTKNPEVYKPEWLAEIQQKGSLKIRQWFSQYAPTQALGNKMLLLAKINPDLLLAQLSRIKQNELFRYLSAFPLKIKNLGDFSTAMVTCGGICLDEVNPKTMASRLVKGLFFAGEVLDIDGDSGGYDLQAAWSTGALAAHGLKIRAR; translated from the coding sequence ATGCCCCTTTATGACATAATTATTATCGGTGCCGGACCCGCCGGATTGTTTACCGCCCTGCAGGCAGCCACAAATACAACACGTATTCTCATTTTAGAAAAGCAGTCCTCCCCAGGTCAAAAACTATTGCTTAGCGGGTCGGGACAATGCAACTTCACCAATAATCGGCCGCTGACTGATTTTCTCTCGGCTTACGGTGATCACGGCCGATTTTTAAAACCCGCACTTTACCATTTTAGCAATCAAGCAATTATTCATTTCTTTAAACATAATGGCATTTTACCTGACGTGGTGGAAAAAAACGGCAAGGTTTTTCCCCAATCCCGTAAAGCCCGGGATATTTTAAATATCCTGATACAACAGTGCAAAATGAGCAACATTACAATCCACTTTAACCAAAACGTGAAACATCTTCACCGGCATACCTCAAATAAATTTTCTATTTCCACACCAACCAAAAGCTATCATGCAGACCAAATTGTAATTACCACAGGCGGGCAATCCTATCCTGCAACCGGGTCAACCGGCGATGGTTATGCCCTGGCGCAATCCTTTGGACATCATGTTGTTCCTCCCAAACCGGGACTAACGTCTTTTATCCTTCGAAACCACCCTTTGGCCGATCTGGCCGGAACCTCCTTTCAGGATCTGCCGCTCTCGCTTTGGCATGCCGGCAAAAAAACCAAATCCCTTACCGGCGATATGGTGATAACCCACCAGGGACTGTCTGGTCCGGTCGTCCATAACCTTTCCCGCTATGCACGCTCAGGGGACACTGTCTGTCTCTCTTTCCTGGGAACAAAAAATCCTGAAGTGTATAAACCGGAGTGGCTTGCAGAAATTCAACAAAAAGGTAGTCTGAAAATTCGGCAGTGGTTCAGCCAATATGCCCCCACGCAGGCCCTGGGCAATAAAATGCTCCTCCTTGCCAAAATCAATCCTGATCTTTTACTCGCACAATTAAGCCGGATAAAACAAAATGAACTTTTCCGATACTTATCTGCATTTCCGCTTAAGATTAAAAACCTCGGGGATTTTTCTACAGCCATGGTAACCTGCGGCGGTATCTGCCTGGATGAAGTCAATCCCAAGACCATGGCATCACGCCTGGTCAAAGGGCTCTTTTTTGCCGGCGAGGTGCTGGACATTGATGGTGATAGCGGCGGGTATGATCTCCAGGCTGCCTGGTCCACCGGAGCGCTGGCGGCGCATGGATTAAAAATACGTGCTCGCTAG
- the gpmA gene encoding 2,3-diphosphoglycerate-dependent phosphoglycerate mutase, producing MTTKLVMLRHGQSTWNLENKFTGWTDVDLSEQGLQEAHAAGKLLQAEGFTFDVAYTSVLKRAIRTLWITQDEMDLMWVPVIRTWRLNERHYGALQGLNKAETAEKFGDEQVKIWRRSYDIPPEVLDESDTRHPKYDSRYANLSSDELPATEDLKTTLERVLPYWEETIFPEIKAGKKVLIAAHGNSLRALVKHLDGVSDEEIVKLNIPTGVPLVYELDDQFKVIKHYYLGDPEAIAQAQAAVAAQGSAKK from the coding sequence ATGACAACAAAACTGGTTATGCTGCGGCACGGTCAAAGTACCTGGAATTTGGAGAATAAATTTACCGGATGGACCGATGTGGATCTTTCCGAGCAGGGCTTACAGGAGGCGCATGCTGCGGGGAAATTACTGCAAGCAGAAGGATTTACCTTTGATGTGGCCTATACCTCGGTTTTGAAGCGTGCCATTCGGACACTCTGGATTACCCAGGATGAGATGGACCTGATGTGGGTCCCGGTAATCCGTACCTGGCGACTTAATGAAAGGCATTACGGCGCTTTGCAGGGGTTAAATAAAGCAGAGACCGCTGAAAAATTTGGTGATGAGCAGGTAAAAATTTGGCGGCGTAGTTATGATATTCCACCGGAGGTTTTGGACGAATCAGACACAAGACATCCGAAGTATGATTCGCGCTATGCCAATCTCTCGTCCGATGAATTGCCGGCAACCGAAGATTTGAAAACCACATTGGAAAGAGTACTGCCTTATTGGGAGGAGACCATATTTCCCGAGATTAAGGCAGGGAAAAAAGTGCTGATCGCCGCACACGGTAATTCATTACGCGCATTGGTGAAACATCTGGATGGCGTGAGTGACGAAGAAATTGTGAAATTGAACATACCCACCGGTGTGCCGCTGGTCTATGAATTGGATGATCAATTTAAGGTGATTAAGCACTATTATCTGGGTGATCCAGAGGCAATTGCGCAGGCCCAGGCAGCGGTAGCGGCCCAGGGATCGGCTAAGAAATAA
- a CDS encoding response regulator: MNSKILFVDDDPNILSGFRRTLHKHYSVDTAESGKQGLVCLETQGPYAVIVSDMRMPEMNGAQFLAQVKQHFPDSVRILLTGQSDMTDAIAAINEGSIFRFLTKPCEMTLLSSTLDDALKQYHLITAERELLEKTLNGSIKLLTDMLSLANHAAVSRAERIKKIIAHMAHQAAIPNAWQYELAAMLSQIGAVTLPLEILQKYNQGDPLSTDESSMLDTVPLITRDLLINIPRLENTARMIFQQREPFEKFQDKALDQRDPVELGSQLLNIAITFDHFIIRKAQPASQIILHLTEQRKLYDPLLVATLKSLQLEIKTLSRQTLDIYEITPGMIIASNIKTYKGVFLVPEGQEINPTIIKFLQNYMNRNEIDETIEVLVPCGTAKSPPGKR, encoded by the coding sequence ATGAACTCAAAAATACTTTTTGTAGATGATGATCCCAATATCCTATCCGGTTTTCGTCGAACCTTACATAAACACTATTCAGTGGATACAGCAGAAAGTGGTAAGCAAGGGCTCGTCTGCCTTGAAACGCAAGGACCTTATGCTGTCATTGTCTCAGACATGCGCATGCCGGAGATGAACGGTGCCCAGTTTTTGGCACAGGTGAAACAGCACTTCCCGGATAGCGTGAGAATTTTGCTTACCGGCCAATCCGACATGACCGATGCCATTGCCGCAATTAACGAGGGGAGTATTTTCCGCTTTTTAACCAAGCCCTGCGAAATGACGCTACTGAGTTCGACGCTTGATGACGCACTTAAACAATACCATTTGATTACGGCTGAACGGGAATTACTGGAAAAAACATTAAACGGGAGTATTAAATTGCTCACAGATATGCTCTCCCTGGCAAACCATGCCGCCGTGAGCCGGGCTGAGCGGATTAAAAAAATCATTGCACACATGGCCCATCAGGCAGCTATTCCCAATGCCTGGCAATACGAGTTGGCAGCCATGCTCTCCCAGATCGGGGCCGTAACCCTGCCGCTGGAAATTCTCCAAAAATATAATCAAGGGGACCCCTTAAGCACGGATGAATCAAGCATGCTCGATACCGTCCCGCTCATCACCCGTGATCTTTTGATCAATATTCCTCGCTTGGAAAATACTGCTCGTATGATTTTCCAGCAGCGGGAGCCATTTGAAAAATTCCAGGACAAAGCATTGGACCAGCGGGATCCCGTCGAGCTGGGGTCGCAACTATTGAACATCGCAATCACCTTTGACCATTTCATCATCCGCAAGGCCCAGCCGGCATCCCAAATTATTTTACACCTGACGGAACAGCGCAAGCTTTACGATCCACTGTTGGTGGCGACGCTCAAGTCACTCCAACTAGAGATAAAAACCCTGTCCAGACAAACACTTGATATTTATGAGATCACTCCGGGGATGATTATTGCGTCGAACATTAAAACCTACAAAGGTGTTTTTCTCGTTCCCGAAGGACAGGAAATCAATCCGACCATTATTAAATTTTTACAAAATTACATGAACCGTAACGAGATTGACGAGACCATCGAGGTTTTGGTCCCCTGTGGAACTGCCAAAAGTCCGCCGGGCAAACGCTAA
- a CDS encoding HDOD domain-containing protein: MDKKQLLFVDDEPNILQGLRRMLRPLRNEWDIETAQSGEAALTLLERHTFDVIVSDMRMPGMDGAQLLTHVMQRFPHVVRIVLSGQSDQESIFRSVGPAHQYLAKPCDAETLKTTIDRALSLRDMLTSDNLRKLTSKLQSLPSLPTLYNDVLKELHSPEPSIEKIGKIISKDISMTAKLLQLVNSAFFGFYKNITDPTRAIMILGLDKIKSLVLSIHIFSSLNQRDCSRFNLDALWRHNLQTGHCAKEIAKLLSREKNFQEETYMAGLLHDIGKLILMANLPDDFENALKNVQDGGHEFIQSEYAIFGATHAEVGAYLLGLWGLPGAIIESVAFHHQPLLSNSALVSPLVCVHAADIFVRRQEPLVYENADQINMDYLAQLGLTQQLSTWEKKCSELPKEDDAL; encoded by the coding sequence TTGGATAAAAAACAACTTTTATTTGTTGATGATGAGCCCAATATCCTACAAGGCTTGCGCCGCATGTTGCGACCGTTGCGCAATGAATGGGATATTGAAACCGCACAGAGTGGCGAGGCTGCGCTCACCCTTTTGGAAAGACATACTTTTGATGTTATTGTGTCGGATATGCGCATGCCCGGTATGGACGGCGCACAACTTTTAACCCATGTCATGCAACGCTTTCCCCACGTTGTGCGGATTGTACTTTCCGGGCAATCAGATCAGGAAAGTATTTTTCGTTCGGTAGGTCCGGCACACCAGTACCTTGCCAAACCGTGTGATGCCGAGACACTCAAAACTACCATCGACCGTGCGCTTTCGTTGCGCGATATGCTTACCAGTGACAATCTGCGCAAGCTCACTTCCAAACTCCAGTCACTGCCCAGTCTGCCAACGTTGTACAACGACGTACTCAAGGAATTACATTCCCCGGAGCCTTCCATTGAAAAAATCGGAAAAATCATCAGCAAAGATATTAGTATGACTGCCAAATTACTCCAATTGGTAAACTCCGCCTTTTTCGGTTTTTACAAAAACATCACTGATCCGACCCGGGCAATTATGATTCTAGGACTGGATAAAATAAAATCCCTGGTTTTATCGATCCATATTTTTTCATCCTTAAACCAGCGCGATTGCAGCCGTTTCAACCTCGATGCACTATGGCGGCACAATTTACAGACCGGACATTGTGCCAAGGAAATCGCCAAACTCCTGAGTCGAGAAAAAAATTTCCAGGAAGAAACCTATATGGCAGGACTGCTGCATGATATTGGCAAGCTGATCCTGATGGCCAACTTACCGGATGATTTTGAAAACGCACTAAAAAACGTTCAAGACGGTGGTCATGAATTTATTCAAAGTGAGTACGCTATCTTCGGCGCCACCCATGCCGAGGTCGGCGCCTATCTGTTGGGACTCTGGGGACTTCCCGGCGCCATTATCGAGTCAGTCGCCTTTCATCATCAACCCCTGCTCAGTAACAGCGCGCTTGTCTCCCCTTTGGTCTGTGTCCACGCAGCGGATATTTTCGTCCGCCGTCAAGAACCCCTGGTGTATGAAAATGCCGATCAAATTAACATGGATTACCTCGCCCAGTTGGGGTTAACGCAACAGCTTTCCACCTGGGAAAAAAAGTGCTCGGAACTGCCCAAAGAGGATGATGCCCTATGA